Genomic segment of Apium graveolens cultivar Ventura chromosome 7, ASM990537v1, whole genome shotgun sequence:
caactaaaattaattaattaaataattaagatttattttaaaattaaaaatagttttcagaattaaaaattttgatttttgaaatttaaaataaataaaaacattttatgaaaataattgtaaaaagaaaatatcattttttaaATAACTAAAACAGGAATATACTTTTTGGATTTTCTGGAAAAGCCAGGGACCGTTTTGCAAAACCGAACAAGTCAGGGGGATCAAACAGCAATTTTGCTGTCTTCCTCCCCACCCTCCCGCCGGCGATCGCCATTGTCGGCGGTCCCAAGCTTTCTGGCGATCGCCATTGTTATTTTAACATTCAACTAGTAGTTTAaccaatacttcttactagtgtttagtctcataccgatgtttcgattttttataaaatgtttatgtatgatccaaccgtaaggatgtcaagatctatatattttagtgatatgataaaatttttagaaaaaaataaatgtatttggtttgttattttaatagtcaactagtagtttgacaaatacttcttactagtgtttagtttcataccgatgtttcgattttttacaaaatgtttatgtatgatccaactataaggatgtcaagatctatatattttaatgatatgataaaatttttagaaaaaaataaatgtatttggtttgttattttaacagtcaactagtagtttgaccagttattcttactagtgtttagtcccgtaccgatgtttcgattttttaaaaactGTTTATGAATGACCCAACCGTAAGGACGTCAAGatttatataatttattgatatgataatttttttagagaaaaataaatatattttaatcaTTAGATCTCgataattttaacaaataaagtataaataagtataaTTCTAAATTTCATCGTACACTCTTGTTAATGGAATTTATCATAAAATcgatcaatttttttttaataaaataatgagttgtcaaaataaattataaaattataatcttTTATGaaaaagattaacaaattacaatatttttttagaaataaATTATAATCCTAAATTATACCGCAAACTATTTTCGGTGGTTTATATGTTAAATCAACCAAAATCTTCATTTCATTTGTTTAGTACAATAACTAGTTGTTAAATATATAttctaatatttataataatatattattttataatcaaatgattaaataatcatagtattataattttaattttcataaTGTAAAACTAAGTGAAACAAATATAAATTGACACTCCTAAATACAACCCATGACAGTTAAATTTAATGTCATGTCAGCGATCCGCCTGATTTAGATCCAACGCACCAAATTCAACCACTTAAAAAATAATCTAAAGGTTGATTTTGCATTTTATAAAATAGTGTTTACtgatctataaagtaaacactatTTCTTTGTCTTTCAGTTGTAATAATCTAGATTAATCTCTTGTATTCTCttaagaaagaagctgagttctttatcaacaaagaacccagaaattttgtagcaagacattcttaattttaatataaaattaagtgagttttgtaagatttgtgttcactgtttTATTAACATTATTTTTGTgttaacacatttcactacaagatttagaTCACTTTGTTTAccaaccataaacattcaagaaaatgcataaaaacaagaaaacacattcacccccctctgtgtgtgattcattacctaacaagtggaCTTGCTAGGTAGGACATTGTTGGACTTATAAGGCATCTAGTAGGACattgttggacttgctctaaaCCACACCCTCTGAGCCCAAGAGATGACAGAAAGAATAAGTTGTTTAGCGAAGCAGGTACCATAGATGTAATGTTCACCACACTTGTTTCCTTGGAGCTTCCAGGATAGGATCTTCGGATAAGCAGAAGGCGCATGAGAGGCTGTTTTCAAGATTTCAAACCCTTGTTTGAACTGCAACAAGGCCATTCTCTCCTCTACGTGGCAAAGCGGCTGCATGGAAGGATTTGATTTTGTACTACCAACTAATCTAGAATGAAAAAAAACAGAGTAAAAAGATAAAATGCAGTATGGAAACAGTGTACAAAGATAATGACACCATAATACCttaaaatactagttgactgcATAAAGACAGACTTGGCTTGTATTAGATGTTACACATTGTATTAGCAGTCAAGCAGCCGGAGGGGAAATTGTACACAAGTCGTCGGAAAGAAAAGGTGGATGTGGAAAAAAAGGTGGAAAGAAAATACAATGAAATATTGGAGAAACTTCCGCAATGATTTATTGCGGAAAGTTTGAACGGCCCAGATTAATTAGTTTCACAGTCACATACTTTCTTTCCTTTGTTCTTTCTTTCTTCCAATATTTTTTCTTATAAAAGCATTTATGCTTTGTAATTGAGAAGAAAGGGAAACAAGCGGAAGAGGAGGAAAAAAGGACCTGGTTTGGTTACAATGGCATCCTGGAAAGATAAGTTCAAATATTCAGTACCTGTACACTTAAGTGCAACCAACTGGTAGATCAAATTAACCCAAAAATATTATTCTACATCATTCTTGCACTGTGTTTTAGTTATAGAATGTTCACATCTGATTAATTTGTAACTTACATTACATGTACTAACAAAAGGTTGCATGTACAAATTTGAAGGGATAACACACAGCACAGAAGATCCATTGCTGCAAGCTTAGTTCAAGGCGTCTACGTTCTGGAAGAAGATCGTCAACACAATCGAAAAGGCCATTATGCTCTAGCACCTCCATGGTGGAGTTCTTTCAATTTCCAATCACAGCCCCAAGTGCTCATAGATGACTCCGATTCCTCGATATTCGGAGCTATCTACAAGTTTGAATCCCCCCTGAACACATCATCATGCAAATACGTGCTTGCATTTCGAGGTACAGTAATCAAATGGAGCACAATAAAACAAGATATTAAACTGGATTTGCACTACGTATTTTCTCAGCATAAACTTCAAAACAGTTCCCGAGTTGCAAAGGCCTTGAGAGTTGTGAAAATACTAGTTGATCAAGTTGGTGCTGCAAATGTATGGCTAGCAGGACATTCTTTAGGCTCACTTATTGCACTATTAGTTGGACGAAACATGGTAAAAATGGGATTTCTCCTGGAAACATATCTTTTCAATCCGCCATTCAGTTCACTATCAATACCTCTGGAGCTACTAATCAAGAACAAGATATTAAAGTTCGGGGCTCGACTTATTGGGGATGTAATCAGGGCAGGATTATCATTAGGCCTAATAGGCCACCAGGCATCGCAAGTCGATAACCCGTTTATCAAGCTTTCGGGGTGGACTCCGTACCTGTTTGTGAATCCAAAGGATCCAATTTGTTCCCAGTATGTTGCTTACTTTGAGCAAAGAAAGGCAATGGTGAGTATAGGTGCTTCTACAGTTGGAAATATGGGAACACAAGTCTCTGTGATGAGTATTGTTGCATCACGTTCACTAGCTACAGAACCATATCATCTGCTTCCAACTGCTTATCTTGTGACAAATTTGAACAAGACAAAGACTAAGAAATCCCATAAATTGTCGCAGTGGTGGTCCGAGAGTTTTACTGGGGAGCTTGAGTTACACAATTTCTAGCTCACTGTAATATAATTTGTTACAATGCtttctttgtttttcttttcttcaaTCAGTAGTTGCAATGTTGTGTACTTTTTTAGTAAATCATTACCATGTTCATATGTTTAATTAAACCGACATTTGTTATTACTTTTTTTATGTTATACATGCGGTTTTTCTAATGAGAATAAGTAATCAGGAGGTAGAACTAAAAAATATTTCGAGAGAGTGTGAATAAAATTGCATTGTACAGAGTCTATTTTCTTATAAAATGTCAGGTATGTAATGAAACACAGAGCAGGTTAACTTAATTAATTTGTGATAGTGTTTGCTTATTTAGAACAAGAAAGATATATAAATTTGTAAAGATAAAATACTAATGCAGAACACATAAatcaaatattaaaaattcacttgatttattaaaatcaaatttgttttgtTACAAATTTGTGTTCTTTAAATTAAGAAATTAGCTACAAGAGAGCGAATACAAGATTTTTCCTATATCTCTTTGTTATATTTTAAACAAAGGACACTTGACATGCTTTATAaattatagatcaacatgcacggtATTACAAAACTTGCATTAAAATAGAATAACACAGTTTTTAAATCTACTTTGTATATTTTCCATTTCCAGTGTTAGCAAATTTGTGAGATTTAATAGTTCTGTGACCCTCTTTTGACCAATGAATCTTGttccttgatcttgtattcttcaaactgtatttgtagtctttccaattcagtgatagaattgtttgttgactgataatcttaaATCTTCAATTTGTCTGCATTCTGAATTATGAGATAGTTTGTCGAAATCTCTTTTGTtctgtagagatgtcacataccgataagtaaaatgacttatcgttatcttgagttctctacatgtgttAATGACTTATTAAGGTCTCCGGTTCTCTACATGTCGAATGACTTGCTGATATCTCTAGTTTTCTACATagacttttgacttgtcgatatctctagttctctgcATGAAGATTTGACTTGTCGAAATCTCTAGATCTCTATATGAAGAAATGTcttgttgatatctccagttctctacatgaactttttgacttgtcaatatctgagatctctacatgcatattgacttatcgatatttcttgtgacttctctacaagtcattttggacttctcgacatacttctcgaTACTcattgatctgtgacttgtagaatttgacttcgaacatttttcctaaaatattattattcaaatccaaactgctacacttctctctgaggcatgataaGGATTTGAttttctttcagagtttattccttagttTGAAGgctgttcatagaaaaatcctctagtaatacaattacagaatacaaaattagattatcatacaacttatcttTAGCGTTGTCaagatg
This window contains:
- the LOC141675205 gene encoding GDSL esterase/lipase At4g10955-like is translated as MASWKDKFKYSVPVHLSATNWDNTQHRRSIAASLVQGVYVLEEDRQHNRKGHYALAPPWWSSFNFQSQPQVLIDDSDSSIFGAIYKFESPLNTSSCKYVLAFRGTVIKWSTIKQDIKLDLHYVFSQHKLQNSSRVAKALRVVKILVDQVGAANVWLAGHSLGSLIALLVGRNMVKMGFLLETYLFNPPFSSLSIPLELLIKNKILKFGARLIGDVIRAGLSLGLIGHQASQVDNPFIKLSGWTPYLFVNPKDPICSQYVAYFEQRKAMVSIGASTVGNMGTQVSVMSIVASRSLATEPYHLLPTAYLVTNLNKTKTKKSHKLSQWWSESFTGELELHNF